From Rhodamnia argentea isolate NSW1041297 chromosome 10, ASM2092103v1, whole genome shotgun sequence, a single genomic window includes:
- the LOC115742055 gene encoding uncharacterized protein LOC115742055 has product MAESIDDGEFWLPPQFLSDADELLVFPERRFPGPSWGAAAAHASAATAFPSFELAGGLGRSPDLGSPVESVEGSTEDWSDEGEHIADLTRKVAQSTLEDDFEYSKGLFLSGSPKSTLCGLRSGCGCGQGSSRGSPNGPSQPASSPGTLNLLREAAGRVAHLGISDEELYGLNRFAKFHEYDVALYSYPSISQPQPFQAPTPFRYVKTMGQTPCQGVRNNESAGVGNGRFVGAAATAWPTVQQAHRQSELRGHHVHGSSRRAVFLGSAGLKRESAGTGVFLPRRAVPEPEPRKKGSTVLIPPKVVQALNLNLADTGSQPQLQSRLNVCFAPESDGAWRYRSNRPHVQQRGHHQQPHRRPAAMSHEIRLPQEWTY; this is encoded by the exons atggcGGAGAGCATAGACGACGGCGAGTTCTGGCTCCCTCCCCAGTTCCTCTCCGACGCCGACGAGCTCCTCGTCTTCCCGGAGCGGCGCTTCCCCGGACCCAGTTGGGGCGCCGCCGCGGCCCATGCGTCCGCGGCGACAGCGTTCCCGTCCTTCGAGCTGGCGGGCGGGCTCGGCCGGTCGCCGGATCTCGGCTCTCCGGTGGAGTCCGTGGAGGGATCGACGGAGGACTGGAGCGACGAGGGGGAGCACATCGCCGATTTGACTCGTAAGGTGGCTCAGTCGACCCTGGAAGACGATTTCGAGTACTCGAAG GGCTTGTTCTTGTCGGGCTCGCCCAAATCGACGCTATGTGGGCTCCGAAGCGGTTGCGGGTGCGGGCAGGGGTCGAGCCGCGGGAGCCCGAACGGCCCGTCGCAGCCCGCTTCGTCTCCGGGCACGCTGAATCTCCTCCGCGAGGCCGCCGGCAGAGTGGCTCACCTGGGAATCAGCGACGAGGAGCTCTATGGCCTCAACCGCTTCGCAAAGTTCCACGAGTACGACGTCGCGCTCTATTCTTACCCGTCGATCTCGCAGCCCCAGCCCTTCCAGGCCCCCACGCCA TTCCGGTACGTGAAGACGATGGGACAAACTCCGTGCCAAGGCGTGAGGAACAACGAATCTGCGGGCGTTGGAAATGGACGGTTTGTCGGCGCGGCGGCCACCGCGTGGCCGACTGTGCAACAAGCGCATCGACAATCGGAGCTCCGGGGCCACCACGTTCACGGGTCGAGTAGGAGGGCTGTGTTTCTGGGATCTGCTGGGCTCAAGAGAGAATCGGCGGGGACGGGTGTGTTCTTGCCTCGACGGGCAGTCCCTGAGCCTGAGCCTCGCAAGAAAG GTTCGACGGTGTTGATCCCTCCCAAAGTAGTGCAGGCCCTGAACCTGAACTTGGCCGACACAGGCTCTCAGCCCCAGCTTCAGTCTCGTCTTAACGTCTGTTTCGCTCCTGAAAGTG ATGGAGCCTGGAGGTACAGAAGCAACCGGCCTCATGTCCAACAGCGAGGCCATCACCAGCAACCTCATCGGCGGCCAGCGGCGATGAGCCATGAGATCCGGCTTCCTCAGGAGTGGACTTACTAA